From the genome of Gracilibacillus salitolerans, one region includes:
- the fliD gene encoding flagellar filament capping protein FliD, with product MRISGFASGMDIDSMVNDLMKAESMPLQKMQQEKQLLEWKRDDYRAMNTLLLDFRSSLTNMKLTTSYRARQVSSTDESKINATASSAASQTSFEISEVKQLATAAKLKSEGAISASDADKIDSSKSLYNQNDKLATQVSWKQGAIENETINATANDETIALDANGAVDSSAMNVQLNGKGYEVVTGVTQADLSENQVLLDENNNTLTFATGVLKEGDKVKAEYAHDGLNIDEKELTQATNSYRLSGRSIDISSFELNITGSTDSDGTYTIDQNSANGDTYDLVDNGNVIGTINTNTGAISFNNELDEGTTISAQYQQNYSSFSLGAHTKDGETHRDFLIRGNESLDQVISKVNTSNTGLSMMYDSFTDQLTLSRKETGNFNEGGDEIITGGAFIDNVLRFGNATETGGNNAVFSINGIEDTERTSNNFQIDGVTFNLKQTFTAGEGPVSVNVSNDTEAVYENIKEFVDTYNTLIDSINSKVNQEYYRDYDPLTDDQRASLSEKQQEDWEEMAKSGLLRRDSILQSGLSSMRTDFYTPVNGDTSSVYNQLAEIGITTTSNYLDGGKLEINEAKLKEALEEDPDAVENLFRGSGEEYGEQGIMHRLTDSVNNTMDRITERAGRATATNQQFTIGRNLDDVNKQIQNFEDRLTQVENRYWRQFTAMEKAMQQYNQQAAYLQQQFGGMGM from the coding sequence ATGAGAATAAGTGGTTTTGCCAGTGGCATGGATATTGATTCAATGGTTAATGATTTAATGAAAGCAGAAAGTATGCCGCTTCAAAAAATGCAACAAGAAAAACAGTTGTTGGAATGGAAACGTGATGATTACCGTGCTATGAATACACTTCTACTTGATTTCCGTTCGAGCTTAACTAACATGAAGTTAACGACAAGTTACCGTGCAAGACAAGTATCTTCAACTGATGAATCAAAAATAAATGCAACTGCATCAAGTGCAGCAAGTCAAACTTCTTTTGAAATATCAGAAGTGAAACAATTAGCAACTGCAGCAAAGTTGAAAAGTGAAGGAGCTATTTCCGCCTCAGATGCAGATAAAATAGATTCTTCTAAAAGTTTATATAACCAAAATGATAAACTAGCTACTCAGGTTTCTTGGAAACAAGGAGCAATTGAAAATGAAACGATTAATGCAACCGCAAACGATGAAACAATTGCACTAGATGCAAATGGTGCCGTCGATAGCTCAGCAATGAATGTTCAGCTTAATGGGAAAGGATATGAAGTTGTAACAGGTGTTACCCAAGCTGATTTAAGTGAGAATCAAGTATTATTAGATGAAAATAATAACACGCTTACTTTTGCAACTGGTGTGTTAAAAGAAGGCGATAAAGTAAAAGCTGAATATGCACATGACGGTCTTAATATTGATGAGAAAGAGCTTACTCAAGCTACAAACAGTTATCGATTAAGCGGAAGGTCCATCGATATCAGTAGTTTTGAGTTAAATATTACGGGATCAACTGATTCTGATGGAACATATACAATAGATCAGAATTCAGCGAATGGTGATACGTATGATTTAGTGGATAACGGTAATGTTATCGGAACAATTAATACAAATACAGGCGCAATTTCTTTTAATAATGAATTGGATGAAGGAACAACAATTTCCGCCCAATATCAACAAAATTACTCTTCCTTTTCCTTAGGCGCACATACAAAAGATGGTGAAACACACAGAGACTTTTTAATTAGAGGAAATGAATCATTAGACCAAGTTATTAGTAAGGTGAACACTTCTAACACCGGATTGTCTATGATGTATGATTCCTTCACTGACCAATTAACGTTAAGTCGTAAGGAAACAGGTAATTTCAATGAAGGTGGAGATGAAATTATTACTGGTGGAGCATTTATAGATAATGTACTTCGCTTTGGTAACGCAACAGAGACAGGTGGAAACAATGCAGTTTTCTCTATTAATGGTATAGAAGATACGGAACGTACATCGAATAACTTTCAAATAGATGGTGTAACTTTTAATTTAAAACAAACTTTTACTGCAGGTGAAGGACCTGTATCTGTCAATGTATCGAATGATACGGAAGCGGTATATGAGAATATTAAAGAATTTGTTGATACTTATAATACATTGATTGATTCTATTAATTCCAAAGTAAATCAAGAGTACTATCGTGATTATGATCCGTTGACAGATGACCAAAGAGCATCACTATCTGAAAAGCAACAAGAAGATTGGGAAGAAATGGCGAAAAGTGGTTTATTGAGAAGAGATTCAATACTTCAAAGTGGACTATCAAGTATGAGAACTGATTTTTATACCCCAGTAAATGGTGATACATCAAGTGTGTACAATCAATTAGCCGAAATAGGGATTACAACTACATCTAATTACTTAGATGGAGGTAAATTAGAAATAAATGAAGCAAAATTAAAAGAAGCTTTAGAAGAAGATCCAGATGCAGTGGAGAATTTATTCCGTGGATCAGGCGAAGAATACGGTGAACAAGGTATTATGCACAGATTAACAGATTCAGTCAATAATACTATGGATCGTATTACGGAACGTGCAGGTCGTGCAACTGCAACGAATCAACAGTTTACAATTGGGCGTAATTTGGATGACGTAAATAAACAAATTCAAAATTTCGAAGATCGTTTAACACAAGTAGAGAATCGTTATTGGCGACAATTTACGGCTATGGAAAAAGCCATGCAACAATATAACCAGCAAGCAGCATATTTGCAGCAGCAATTTGGTGGTATGGGTATGTAA
- the fliS gene encoding flagellar export chaperone FliS, with protein sequence MAYQQYQAYQNNSVNTASPGELTLMLYNGCLKFIKQAKKAIEAKDHQTKNEMIQKTQKIIRELMVTLDQNAPIAKEMMPLYDFVYNKLTQANIKSDLEQLEQAREIIENFRDTWKEVIKQERIRQYGKGVNA encoded by the coding sequence ATGGCATACCAACAATATCAAGCATATCAAAACAATTCTGTTAACACGGCATCACCAGGTGAATTAACATTGATGTTATACAATGGTTGTCTTAAATTTATCAAACAGGCAAAGAAAGCTATTGAAGCAAAAGATCACCAAACCAAAAATGAAATGATCCAGAAAACACAAAAAATTATTCGTGAATTAATGGTAACTCTAGATCAAAATGCCCCGATAGCAAAAGAAATGATGCCATTATATGATTTTGTGTACAATAAGTTAACACAAGCAAATATCAAAAGTGATCTGGAGCAATTGGAACAGGCACGAGAAATTATTGAGAATTTCCGTGATACCTGGAAAGAAGTCATCAAACAGGAACGCATTCGTCAGTATGGAAAAGGTGTTAATGCCTAA
- a CDS encoding TFIIB-type zinc ribbon-containing protein — translation MLVHYKCPNCGSDMAFDSESGHLSCDSCGKEEHIDTYEDLHITQSFEEDEAKEYQCENCGAVVLTDADTTATSCSFCGAGVVLADRLSGDLAPTKVIPFTISKEEAKQAFKKWCKNGRLTPKGFMTADRVKSITGMYVPFWMYDLDNDVEVKATATKVRTYRRGDYRYKETRYYNVYRDLDVNYLKVPVDASEKMDDALMDKLEPYHYNELKEFKTPYLAGYLAEKYNYTDKELLGRVKEKIKTFIDSYVSSTISGYSTVQYQQKNIDTKQKNSYYALLPVWMVYYDFDKQEHTFAMNGQTGKIVGKPPLSYRKAAIWFGSISGGAFVVFKTIALLLGGDLL, via the coding sequence ATGTTAGTACATTATAAGTGTCCGAATTGTGGTTCGGATATGGCCTTCGACAGTGAATCAGGACATCTTTCCTGTGATAGCTGTGGAAAAGAAGAACATATTGATACATATGAGGATCTCCATATCACGCAATCATTTGAAGAAGATGAGGCAAAAGAATATCAATGTGAAAACTGTGGAGCTGTTGTGTTAACAGATGCAGATACTACAGCTACATCCTGTAGTTTTTGTGGTGCAGGAGTCGTCTTAGCTGATCGATTGTCTGGTGATCTTGCGCCAACTAAAGTGATTCCTTTTACAATAAGTAAAGAAGAGGCGAAGCAGGCGTTCAAAAAATGGTGTAAAAATGGTAGATTGACACCGAAAGGATTCATGACAGCAGACCGAGTGAAGAGCATCACAGGTATGTATGTGCCATTTTGGATGTACGATTTAGATAATGATGTCGAAGTAAAAGCAACTGCTACGAAGGTAAGAACATATCGCAGAGGGGATTATCGCTATAAAGAAACACGTTACTATAACGTATATCGTGATCTTGACGTCAACTATTTGAAGGTACCGGTAGATGCATCAGAAAAAATGGATGATGCGTTAATGGATAAACTGGAGCCTTATCATTATAATGAACTCAAAGAATTTAAAACGCCCTATTTAGCAGGCTACTTAGCGGAAAAATACAATTACACGGATAAAGAATTGCTTGGTAGAGTAAAAGAAAAGATTAAGACTTTCATAGATTCTTATGTTTCCTCGACAATTTCAGGTTATTCAACAGTTCAATATCAACAAAAAAATATTGATACAAAGCAAAAAAATAGTTATTATGCGTTGTTACCTGTCTGGATGGTTTATTATGACTTTGATAAACAGGAACATACTTTTGCGATGAACGGACAGACTGGGAAAATTGTTGGTAAACCACCGTTGAGCTATCGAAAAGCCGCGATTTGGTTTGGAAGCATTTCTGGTGGAGCGTTTGTTGTGTTTAAAACGATCGCATTACTGTTAGGCGGTGACCTTTTATGA
- a CDS encoding AAA family ATPase, producing the protein MELTEIQQITSKIKANVNQVVVGQENTIDLLLVAMISSGHVLLEDVPGTGKTLMAKSLAKSLAGNFKRIQFTPDLLPTDITGIHFYSQQKGEFEFRPGPIFTNILLADEINRATPRTQSSLLESMEERQVTIDGNTHTLAKPFLVIATQNPIESQGTFPLPEAQLDRFLLKINMGYPSREEGLEILKRFKAENPLEALQSIITVDDIVKMQQIYSDVDISEDVLGYLIDVVEQTRDHDSVALGVSPRGSQALLKAVQVYALLQGRTYVIPDDIKRIAKPVLGHRIVLAGRIGVKQGEVDGVLNDILRQVPVPTESEKELIRE; encoded by the coding sequence ATGGAATTAACGGAAATTCAACAGATAACCAGTAAGATAAAAGCGAATGTCAATCAAGTTGTAGTAGGTCAGGAGAATACCATTGATCTTTTGTTAGTGGCTATGATTTCTTCTGGTCATGTACTATTGGAGGATGTACCTGGCACAGGAAAAACATTAATGGCAAAGTCATTAGCAAAATCACTTGCTGGGAATTTTAAGAGGATTCAATTCACCCCTGATTTACTACCAACCGATATAACCGGTATTCATTTTTACAGCCAGCAAAAAGGAGAATTCGAATTCCGCCCGGGGCCAATTTTTACCAATATATTATTAGCAGATGAAATTAATCGTGCAACACCTCGAACACAGTCAAGTTTACTGGAGAGTATGGAGGAACGACAGGTCACCATTGATGGAAATACTCATACACTTGCAAAGCCTTTCTTAGTTATTGCCACACAGAATCCAATTGAAAGTCAAGGTACCTTCCCACTACCCGAAGCACAGTTAGACCGCTTTTTATTAAAAATAAATATGGGATACCCGAGTCGTGAGGAAGGACTGGAAATTCTGAAGCGATTCAAGGCGGAGAATCCGTTAGAAGCTTTGCAGTCGATTATTACAGTTGATGATATTGTTAAAATGCAGCAAATCTACAGTGATGTTGACATTAGCGAGGATGTGCTTGGTTATCTGATAGATGTAGTCGAACAAACACGTGATCATGATAGTGTAGCATTGGGAGTTAGTCCTCGTGGAAGTCAGGCATTATTAAAGGCGGTACAGGTTTATGCCTTATTACAAGGGAGAACATACGTCATCCCAGATGATATTAAGAGAATAGCAAAACCTGTATTAGGTCACCGTATTGTCCTTGCCGGGAGAATTGGTGTGAAGCAAGGGGAAGTAGATGGTGTATTGAATGACATTTTGCGTCAAGTGCCTGTTCCGACAGAGTCTGAGAAGGAACTGATTCGAGAATGA
- a CDS encoding YjfB family protein yields the protein MDIAAMSIAMNQAQVKQQASVSLMDKALDQAESQSSDMIKMLESSMQPHLGSNIDIKG from the coding sequence ATGGATATAGCTGCAATGTCAATTGCGATGAATCAAGCTCAAGTGAAGCAGCAAGCAAGTGTTTCCTTGATGGACAAAGCGCTAGATCAAGCAGAATCTCAATCTAGTGATATGATCAAGATGCTGGAGTCATCAATGCAACCCCATCTTGGTAGTAACATTGATATCAAAGGTTAA
- a CDS encoding DUF58 domain-containing protein, which translates to MNIAWVIVVLLIIIFLQGMLFSKLGLKGITYKRAFKQDMVFEGETIEMVDEIANKKLLPIPWIRLESKMSPYLITQTEREKQQKEGEMFHRTLFSLLPYQKITRRHQLIGTKRGYYPLNTVSVTTGDGVGFGEVFDSFEASTAVTVYPKLVPIDDIPLPSHSWLGDITVKRWIVEDPFLQAGIREYQQGDPLHSINWKATARTQSLQINKKDYTADHHLMIYVNFDTDEDIRMPIQQPDVIEKGLSYAASLANYAIEQGISTGFGCNGYFVEPFTNTTDRIKPSVRVEPSSSGQQVAYILDAIAKVKMDRSRNFRAFLQEDIDQGLTKTDIIIFAVKLTKKIEKQMAHLESLGNAVEVVVIGEEQEKGAEAHAS; encoded by the coding sequence ATGAATATCGCCTGGGTCATTGTAGTACTTTTAATCATTATATTTTTACAGGGAATGCTTTTTAGTAAACTCGGCTTAAAAGGAATTACCTATAAACGTGCCTTTAAACAGGATATGGTGTTTGAAGGAGAAACGATTGAGATGGTCGATGAAATTGCTAATAAAAAGTTGTTGCCTATTCCATGGATTCGCCTAGAGTCCAAAATGAGTCCCTATCTTATTACTCAAACAGAAAGAGAAAAACAGCAGAAAGAAGGGGAAATGTTCCACCGTACACTATTCAGCTTATTGCCATACCAAAAGATAACGCGTAGGCACCAATTAATCGGAACTAAACGTGGCTACTATCCATTGAACACCGTTTCAGTTACAACAGGGGATGGCGTTGGTTTTGGTGAGGTATTTGATTCTTTTGAGGCAAGTACAGCGGTAACTGTTTATCCAAAACTAGTGCCGATCGATGATATTCCTTTACCGTCACATAGTTGGTTGGGGGATATTACCGTCAAAAGGTGGATTGTGGAAGACCCTTTTTTACAAGCGGGGATCAGAGAGTATCAGCAAGGGGACCCACTTCATTCGATCAACTGGAAAGCCACAGCAAGAACACAGTCCCTGCAAATTAATAAAAAGGATTACACCGCAGATCATCATTTAATGATTTATGTTAATTTTGACACGGATGAAGATATTCGGATGCCGATCCAACAACCCGATGTGATTGAGAAAGGATTATCCTATGCTGCTTCATTAGCGAATTATGCGATTGAACAGGGGATTTCTACTGGATTTGGATGCAATGGATACTTTGTCGAGCCATTCACCAATACAACAGATCGGATAAAACCGTCTGTTCGTGTGGAACCGTCAAGCAGCGGTCAGCAAGTCGCCTATATACTCGATGCGATCGCAAAAGTGAAGATGGACCGTAGCCGCAATTTCCGGGCCTTTCTACAAGAAGATATTGACCAGGGATTAACCAAAACAGATATTATTATTTTTGCTGTTAAGTTAACTAAAAAGATAGAAAAGCAGATGGCGCATCTGGAAAGCCTTGGCAATGCCGTCGAGGTGGTCGTGATTGGTGAAGAGCAGGAAAAGGGGGCAGAAGCCCATGCCAGCTAA
- the hpf gene encoding ribosome hibernation-promoting factor, HPF/YfiA family — translation MKYNIRGENVEVTSAIKEYVERKIGKLERYFDTPPTSDVNVNISVYNDEQQIEVTIPMTNLLLRAEEHHMDLYAAIDLVVDKLERQIRKHKTKVNRKFRQQGAPKHVFAELEKEAALLREEEIFDDEDIEIVRTKRFDLKPMDSEEAVLQMDMLGHVFFVFENSDTGTTNVVYKRRDGKYGLIEPS, via the coding sequence ATGAAATATAACATCCGAGGAGAAAATGTAGAAGTGACAAGTGCCATTAAGGAGTATGTCGAGAGAAAAATAGGAAAGTTGGAAAGATATTTTGACACTCCTCCCACTTCTGATGTAAATGTTAATATAAGTGTCTATAATGACGAGCAGCAAATTGAAGTAACGATTCCGATGACAAACTTATTGTTGAGAGCAGAGGAACACCACATGGATTTATACGCTGCGATCGATCTTGTTGTTGACAAACTAGAAAGGCAAATTCGTAAGCATAAAACAAAAGTGAACCGTAAATTCCGTCAGCAAGGTGCGCCAAAGCACGTATTTGCAGAACTGGAAAAAGAAGCAGCTCTATTAAGAGAAGAAGAAATATTTGATGATGAAGACATAGAAATTGTAAGAACGAAACGGTTTGATTTAAAACCAATGGATTCAGAAGAAGCAGTGTTACAAATGGACATGTTAGGACACGTATTCTTCGTTTTCGAAAATTCAGATACAGGTACTACGAATGTTGTATATAAACGTCGTGACGGCAAATATGGCCTGATCGAACCAAGTTAA
- a CDS encoding IS3 family transposase, with the protein MAFELKEEGFRLKDILLVVGIPEATYHYHVKNFGIEDSDTELKKVITDLFKKFHERYGYKRITKELKKLGHSINHKKVYRIMRKLGLKCVKFMRKSRKYNSYKGNVGKVAKNRLSRRFSTPIPLQKLVTDITEFKCLGEEKLYLNPILDLYNGEIITFETKKRPTLDLVMEPLKDTIEIIKNHAAYRTTIHSDQGWHYQHNQWVRTLKENKVFQSMSRKATCADNASMENFFGILKQEMYYGEELVSYEELKSRIEEYIYWYNHERSKEKLAGLSPVEYRTQSTQSAS; encoded by the coding sequence GTGGCATTCGAACTCAAAGAAGAAGGATTCCGATTAAAAGATATTCTCTTGGTGGTAGGCATTCCGGAAGCAACCTACCACTATCATGTGAAAAATTTTGGCATAGAAGATTCGGACACAGAATTAAAAAAAGTCATTACGGATCTATTTAAAAAGTTTCATGAACGTTATGGTTATAAACGGATTACGAAAGAATTAAAGAAATTAGGACATTCTATTAATCATAAAAAAGTGTATCGCATTATGCGGAAACTAGGGTTAAAATGTGTGAAATTTATGCGGAAATCTCGTAAATACAATTCCTATAAGGGGAATGTTGGAAAAGTAGCGAAAAACCGATTATCCCGCCGTTTTAGCACACCTATCCCTCTTCAGAAATTAGTAACCGACATTACAGAATTCAAATGTCTAGGCGAAGAGAAGTTATATTTAAATCCGATTCTTGACCTTTATAACGGAGAAATTATTACGTTTGAAACCAAAAAGCGCCCAACGTTAGATCTTGTCATGGAACCTTTAAAGGATACGATAGAGATAATAAAGAATCATGCAGCCTATCGTACCACCATCCATTCCGATCAAGGCTGGCATTACCAGCATAACCAATGGGTGAGGACACTAAAAGAAAATAAAGTATTCCAAAGCATGTCACGTAAAGCAACCTGCGCAGACAACGCTTCGATGGAGAATTTCTTCGGTATTTTAAAGCAAGAAATGTATTATGGGGAAGAATTAGTAAGCTATGAAGAATTAAAAAGCCGGATTGAAGAATATATCTATTGGTACAACCATGAACGATCAAAAGAAAAATTAGCTGGATTGAGTCCAGTTGAATACCGAACTCAATCCACCCAATCAGCTTCATAA
- a CDS encoding NAD(P)/FAD-dependent oxidoreductase, protein MKRVVLIGGGYGGMNALHQLIDNGIPSDVQITVIDRNPYHSLKTEFYAILAGTKSDKEVRIDFPVHEQISYIFGEIVEIDTENEHIRLKDNEVPVEYDFLLIGLGCEDNYHGIQGAMEYTESVQSIAKARQASIKVNNLPAYSQVSVVGAGLSGIEVASEIRESRPDLNIRLIDRGSSVLSAFDEKIQTYVEDWFRKNEVNVLHHSNVELVAEGLFYNNGEGIESDVIIWTAGVRPNYLVRSLPFEKDRHEKIIVNEFYQVPSSSNVFIVGDCVASEHSPSAQLAGIQGEQIGDILADVLSEKEPRSPRDIKLKGQLGSLGKSEGFGNMYRKPVTGLLPRLAKSGVLWLNKRH, encoded by the coding sequence ATGAAAAGGGTTGTTTTAATCGGTGGAGGCTACGGCGGAATGAACGCCTTACACCAATTAATCGATAATGGAATACCAAGTGATGTACAAATCACGGTGATTGATCGTAATCCATATCATTCATTAAAAACGGAATTTTACGCCATTTTAGCAGGTACGAAATCAGACAAGGAAGTTCGGATTGACTTCCCTGTTCATGAACAAATCTCATACATATTTGGTGAAATTGTCGAAATTGACACGGAAAACGAACACATTCGCCTGAAAGATAATGAAGTACCAGTCGAATATGACTTTCTGTTAATTGGCTTAGGCTGTGAGGATAATTATCACGGTATTCAGGGCGCAATGGAATATACGGAAAGTGTCCAATCGATCGCCAAAGCACGCCAGGCAAGCATCAAGGTCAATAACTTGCCAGCTTATAGTCAAGTATCTGTTGTTGGTGCCGGTTTAAGTGGTATTGAAGTAGCATCTGAAATCAGAGAAAGCAGACCTGATTTGAATATTCGATTAATAGATCGCGGTTCTTCTGTTTTGTCAGCGTTCGACGAAAAAATACAAACATATGTCGAAGATTGGTTTCGCAAAAATGAAGTCAATGTTTTGCATCACAGTAATGTAGAATTGGTTGCAGAAGGGCTTTTCTATAATAACGGTGAAGGTATTGAAAGTGATGTCATTATTTGGACAGCTGGTGTACGACCAAATTATTTAGTCCGCAGCCTCCCTTTTGAAAAAGATCGTCACGAAAAAATTATTGTGAACGAATTTTACCAAGTCCCTTCCAGTTCTAACGTATTCATAGTTGGTGATTGTGTTGCCTCTGAGCATTCACCAAGTGCCCAACTTGCTGGTATTCAAGGGGAACAAATTGGTGATATTCTTGCTGATGTGTTAAGCGAAAAAGAACCTCGTAGTCCAAGAGATATTAAACTTAAAGGTCAACTCGGTTCACTTGGTAAATCAGAAGGATTCGGTAATATGTATCGTAAGCCAGTAACAGGTCTTTTGCCTCGACTTGCGAAATCCGGAGTGCTGTGGTTGAATAAACGACATTAA
- a CDS encoding CalY family protein produces MSLKKKLGLGVASAALGLALVGGGTYAYFNDTEVTNNTFAAGTLDLSVDPTTIIEVDNIKPGDWMNRSFELINDGSLDISKVLLDTDYTVTDADGNNVEDFGDHIRVNFFWNADKTTLGPVSPDQIVFFTTLSELKDMSPDTVANNVFVPWIEERGGLEAGDSDTLYVQFEFVDNGEDQNEFQGDSLELTWKFTGEQTAGESK; encoded by the coding sequence ATGTCTTTAAAAAAGAAATTAGGTTTAGGCGTGGCGTCAGCAGCATTAGGGCTTGCTTTAGTGGGAGGAGGTACATATGCGTATTTTAATGACACTGAAGTTACGAACAACACATTCGCAGCAGGTACATTAGATTTATCTGTTGATCCTACAACTATTATCGAAGTAGACAATATTAAGCCAGGTGATTGGATGAACCGTTCATTTGAGCTTATTAATGATGGTTCATTAGATATTTCAAAGGTACTTCTTGACACGGATTATACAGTAACTGATGCGGATGGCAACAATGTAGAAGATTTCGGTGATCACATTCGTGTTAATTTCTTCTGGAATGCTGATAAAACTACATTGGGGCCTGTATCTCCTGATCAGATTGTATTCTTTACGACTCTTTCCGAACTAAAAGATATGTCTCCTGATACGGTAGCAAATAATGTCTTTGTACCATGGATTGAAGAAAGAGGCGGATTAGAAGCTGGTGATAGTGACACGCTTTACGTTCAATTCGAATTTGTTGATAACGGCGAGGACCAAAACGAATTCCAAGGTGATTCTCTAGAACTTACTTGGAAATTTACTGGTGAGCAAACAGCAGGCGAAAGCAAATAA
- the flaG gene encoding flagellar protein FlaG — MEVGKMITGSTLMQQTESTLESSTSARERSNNHEQAKQQLLNGNVELNKDHLQSMVDGLNSFLEPSNTSIHYELHDKLDRYYVTIVDRDTNEVVKEIPPKKMLDVYASMAELMGFIVDEKI, encoded by the coding sequence ATGGAAGTTGGTAAAATGATCACTGGATCCACACTCATGCAACAGACTGAATCTACGCTTGAATCATCCACATCCGCAAGAGAGCGATCCAATAACCATGAACAAGCAAAACAACAATTATTAAACGGGAACGTTGAGTTAAATAAAGACCATTTACAGAGTATGGTAGATGGACTTAATTCCTTTTTAGAACCATCTAACACCAGTATACATTATGAATTACATGATAAATTAGATCGATATTATGTAACAATTGTAGACCGAGATACAAATGAAGTCGTAAAAGAAATTCCGCCTAAGAAAATGCTGGATGTCTATGCATCGATGGCAGAATTAATGGGATTTATCGTCGACGAAAAAATATAG
- a CDS encoding helix-turn-helix domain-containing protein — protein sequence MVKYSEEFKVKLVTEYLYGNLGYKSLTKKYNMPSTSPLKNWVRSYKVQGVDGLKRRNTKKEYSVQFKLDAVQFMLETGASYLETAVQFNLNNHSMIQRWLKAFRDQGIEGLKPRPKGKPSMSKKINKQKKKKRRS from the coding sequence ATGGTCAAATATAGTGAAGAATTTAAAGTAAAGCTTGTCACCGAGTATTTGTACGGGAATCTTGGATATAAATCATTGACGAAAAAATATAATATGCCCAGTACTTCTCCATTAAAAAATTGGGTGAGATCCTATAAAGTACAGGGGGTGGATGGATTAAAACGAAGAAATACTAAGAAGGAGTATTCTGTTCAATTTAAATTAGATGCGGTACAATTTATGCTAGAAACAGGTGCTTCTTATTTAGAAACTGCTGTTCAATTTAATTTGAACAACCATTCCATGATTCAACGTTGGTTGAAAGCATTTCGTGACCAAGGAATAGAAGGCCTGAAACCAAGACCAAAGGGGAAACCTTCTATGTCTAAGAAAATCAATAAACAAAAGAAAAAGAAGAGAAGAAGTTAA
- a CDS encoding TPM domain-containing protein, whose protein sequence is MKNVKLSFSFFFILLVFLTLLTIPVMADKQYIYDDAGIFDNAKVSELEQLAKEYSEENETDFLIVTTDDPGNRDVKEYTQDFYDENTPGDTAILTIDMSEREVYLAGFGATQEYLSDERLTQIREHITPNLSADNYTEASKQFFEKVDQYLRVSPIINPDSIFLKTWFQLVVAIVIGGVVVGSMIFNMGGRVTVNHQTYMDPQNSRIVKKRDTYIRKSVQKTKIQKNNNRSDGGGGGVTKGGHSHTGSRGGF, encoded by the coding sequence ATGAAAAATGTTAAGTTGAGTTTTTCTTTCTTTTTCATTCTACTAGTTTTTTTAACCTTATTAACGATACCAGTAATGGCAGATAAGCAGTATATTTATGATGATGCCGGCATTTTTGATAACGCGAAGGTATCAGAACTTGAACAGTTAGCAAAAGAATATAGTGAAGAAAACGAAACCGATTTTCTCATTGTTACTACTGATGATCCTGGGAATAGAGATGTTAAGGAGTATACACAAGATTTCTATGATGAAAACACCCCTGGTGATACGGCAATCTTAACGATCGATATGAGTGAGCGAGAAGTTTATTTAGCTGGTTTTGGAGCTACACAGGAATATTTATCAGATGAACGATTAACGCAGATTCGAGAACATATTACCCCTAATTTGTCAGCTGATAACTACACAGAAGCCTCTAAGCAATTTTTTGAGAAAGTCGATCAATATTTAAGGGTAAGTCCTATTATTAACCCTGATAGTATATTCTTAAAAACTTGGTTTCAGTTAGTAGTAGCAATAGTGATAGGTGGAGTTGTTGTTGGATCGATGATTTTTAATATGGGTGGACGTGTCACCGTTAATCACCAAACATATATGGATCCACAAAATTCACGAATCGTAAAGAAACGAGATACGTATATTAGAAAGTCTGTTCAAAAAACGAAAATTCAAAAAAATAATAACCGAAGTGATGGCGGAGGTGGTGGAGTGACTAAAGGTGGTCATTCTCATACCGGCAGCCGTGGTGGATTTTAA